The Leisingera caerulea DSM 24564 genome contains a region encoding:
- a CDS encoding DUF1330 domain-containing protein: MPKGYWVAHVDVAEMERYKDYVSANGPVFADYGAKFLVRGGQKEVREGQMRSRTVVIEFKDFATAKACYDSVAYQDAKALRDPVSAGDMEIIEGYGE, from the coding sequence ATGCCCAAAGGATACTGGGTGGCCCATGTGGATGTGGCGGAGATGGAGCGCTACAAGGATTACGTCAGCGCCAACGGTCCCGTTTTTGCCGACTACGGCGCCAAATTCCTGGTGCGCGGCGGCCAGAAGGAAGTGCGCGAAGGGCAGATGAGATCGCGCACGGTGGTGATCGAATTCAAGGATTTCGCAACCGCAAAAGCCTGCTATGATTCAGTGGCCTACCAAGACGCCAAAGCCTTGCGTGATCCGGTGTCCGCCGGTGATATGGAAATCATCGAAGGCTACGGCGAATAA
- a CDS encoding tellurite resistance TerB family protein: MFRELLHRLLEPAPATLDDEGARLALTALLVRIARSDHNYSEVEKDRIDRILKARYGLDTGGALILREQAEAMEAEAPDTVRFTRAIKDAVVYEDRTGVIEALWQVALADGRRDANEDALLRLSASLLGVSDVDSAKARKRAEAAL, encoded by the coding sequence ATGTTCAGGGAGCTTCTGCACCGCCTGCTGGAGCCCGCACCTGCCACGCTGGATGACGAAGGCGCGCGGCTGGCACTGACCGCGCTGCTGGTGAGGATTGCCCGCTCTGACCACAATTACTCCGAAGTGGAGAAAGACCGCATCGACCGCATCCTGAAAGCCCGCTACGGGCTGGACACCGGCGGCGCGCTGATCCTGCGCGAACAGGCCGAGGCGATGGAGGCCGAGGCGCCCGACACCGTCCGCTTTACCCGCGCGATCAAGGACGCGGTGGTCTATGAGGACCGCACCGGCGTGATTGAGGCGCTGTGGCAGGTGGCCCTGGCCGACGGCCGCCGCGATGCGAACGAAGACGCGCTCCTGCGGCTGTCTGCCAGCCTGCTGGGCGTATCGGACGTGGACAGCGCCAAGGCGCGCAAACGGGCAGAGGCTGCTTTATGA
- a CDS encoding ABC transporter permease, protein MFSYCTDPSTLEGLSWLSCYLTTGKHLNLYISVVVVLVLLAITAPVALLFGFGAASAARSKFLPLRWFGKGYTSIVRGVPDIAFFLFFVIALDQAFEWMRHKVKCPDWDQPIRQGIDFVVCDAAKLPLSTSPQWVHETYGFFLAVLTFSIVFGAFAANVLYGAMRAVPHAQIETAEAYGMTTRQAFWRILVPQMWVYALPGLSNLWMVLIKATPLLFLLGVEDIVYWARELGGTKTARFTEYPHPNWHVWYFAALLVFYLCFTKVSEVVLDRIMKRLTKGQATAGGEAQRKAAA, encoded by the coding sequence ATGTTTTCCTATTGCACGGACCCGTCCACGCTTGAGGGGCTGAGCTGGCTCAGCTGCTACCTGACCACGGGCAAGCATTTGAACCTCTATATCTCGGTCGTCGTGGTTCTGGTCCTGCTGGCCATCACCGCCCCGGTTGCGCTGCTGTTCGGATTTGGCGCCGCCAGCGCTGCCCGCTCTAAGTTCCTGCCGCTGCGCTGGTTCGGCAAGGGTTATACCAGCATCGTGCGGGGCGTGCCGGATATTGCCTTCTTCCTGTTTTTCGTCATCGCACTGGACCAGGCGTTCGAATGGATGCGCCACAAGGTGAAATGCCCGGATTGGGACCAGCCGATCCGTCAGGGCATCGACTTTGTGGTGTGTGACGCGGCCAAGCTGCCGCTGTCGACCTCCCCGCAGTGGGTGCATGAAACCTACGGCTTCTTCCTGGCGGTTCTGACCTTCTCGATCGTGTTCGGGGCCTTTGCCGCCAATGTCCTTTACGGCGCGATGCGGGCCGTTCCGCACGCCCAGATCGAAACCGCCGAGGCCTATGGCATGACCACCCGCCAGGCGTTCTGGCGCATCCTGGTGCCGCAGATGTGGGTCTATGCGCTGCCCGGCCTTTCGAACCTGTGGATGGTGCTGATCAAGGCCACACCGCTGCTGTTCCTGCTGGGGGTCGAGGACATCGTTTACTGGGCGCGGGAGCTGGGCGGCACCAAGACCGCGCGCTTCACGGAATACCCGCATCCGAACTGGCACGTCTGGTACTTTGCCGCGCTGCTGGTGTTCTATCTCTGCTTCACCAAAGTGTCCGAAGTGGTTCTGGACCGGATCATGAAGCGGCTGACCAAAGGCCAGGCCACCGCCGGCGGCGAAGCTCAAAGAAAGGCAGCGGCATGA
- a CDS encoding phosphate/phosphite/phosphonate ABC transporter substrate-binding protein: protein MIAHLGMYDRPETAAANDRFWASIRDHLGGGPDRLTRGADFWEVWKSPDLLLSQTCGCPYRTRLYGEVELVGTPDYGLPGCPPGYYNSVFVARQEDADQPLASFAGRRFAYNEALSQSGWAAPMVHLHDRNVLPGALVETGGHRLSAEAVAEGRADFAALDALSWEMVREYDGFAAGLTEIERTEPTPALPYITALGNDTKPLFSAIESAIRGLDPDTRERLHLKGLVQIAPSDYLAVPTPPGPVLTSQRIRTAELT from the coding sequence ATGATTGCTCATCTCGGAATGTACGACCGCCCGGAAACCGCTGCGGCGAACGACCGGTTCTGGGCCTCGATCCGCGATCATCTTGGCGGCGGGCCGGACCGGCTGACCCGCGGCGCCGACTTCTGGGAGGTCTGGAAATCCCCTGATCTGCTGCTGTCGCAGACCTGCGGCTGCCCCTACCGCACCCGGCTTTACGGCGAGGTGGAGCTTGTTGGCACCCCGGACTATGGTCTGCCCGGCTGTCCGCCCGGTTATTACAACAGCGTTTTTGTCGCCCGCCAGGAGGACGCGGACCAGCCGCTTGCCAGCTTTGCCGGCCGCCGGTTTGCCTATAACGAAGCACTGTCACAATCGGGCTGGGCGGCGCCGATGGTGCATCTTCACGACCGCAATGTGCTGCCCGGCGCGCTGGTGGAAACCGGCGGCCACCGGCTGTCTGCCGAAGCTGTTGCCGAAGGCCGCGCCGACTTTGCCGCGCTGGACGCGCTGAGCTGGGAAATGGTCCGTGAATATGACGGTTTTGCCGCTGGGCTGACAGAGATCGAGCGCACCGAGCCAACGCCCGCCCTGCCCTATATCACCGCTCTGGGCAACGACACCAAGCCGCTGTTTTCCGCCATCGAATCCGCCATCCGCGGCCTGGACCCGGACACCCGCGAACGGCTGCATCTGAAAGGCCTGGTGCAGATCGCCCCCAGCGACTACCTGGCGGTGCCCACGCCGCCTGGCCCGGTGCTGACCAGCCAGCGCATCCGCACCGCGGAGCTGACGTAA
- a CDS encoding tellurite resistance TerB family protein, whose translation MLKKFFQAFRPSEPPALPDPDAELALGALLVRVAQSDRDYQLEEISLIDRILARLYQHNAIEAAKVRATCEKLHAAAPETDTFGRLIRETTGLEERLAALDALWEVVLADGSAHEGEVTIVEDARKAMGLSYADSQKARERAEEKLGSTAGEH comes from the coding sequence CTGCTCAAGAAATTCTTCCAAGCTTTCCGCCCGTCCGAACCGCCGGCCCTGCCCGATCCGGACGCCGAACTGGCGCTGGGGGCGCTGCTGGTGCGGGTGGCGCAGTCCGACCGCGACTACCAGCTGGAGGAAATCAGCCTGATCGACCGGATTCTGGCCCGGCTTTACCAGCACAACGCGATTGAGGCCGCCAAGGTGCGCGCCACCTGCGAGAAACTGCACGCCGCCGCGCCGGAAACCGACACCTTCGGACGGCTGATCCGCGAAACCACCGGCCTTGAGGAACGCCTCGCTGCGCTGGACGCCCTGTGGGAAGTGGTTCTGGCCGACGGCAGCGCCCATGAGGGCGAGGTCACCATCGTCGAGGACGCCCGCAAGGCGATGGGGCTGTCCTACGCCGACAGCCAGAAAGCCCGCGAGCGCGCCGAGGAGAAACTCGGCAGCACCGCTGGAGAGCATTGA
- a CDS encoding ABC transporter ATP-binding protein gives MTDTTPVLQIRGLHKSYGELEVIKGVDITAHKGDVVSLIGSSGSGKSTLLRCCNLLEDSQEGEILFKGEPVTWTGQGLNRRPSDAKQILRIRTNLSMVFQQFNLWAHMTILQNVMEAPVTVLGRDKSEVEEKARYYLTKVGIGDKCDVYPAQLSGGQQQRAAIARALCMEPEALLFDEPTSALDPELEQEVIRVIKDLAAEGRTMMIVTHDMKMAADVSSHVVFLHQGLIEEEGTPDEVFGGTRSERLRAFLSSTRHAH, from the coding sequence TTGACCGATACAACGCCCGTTCTGCAAATCCGCGGCCTGCACAAATCCTATGGTGAGCTGGAAGTGATCAAAGGCGTGGATATCACCGCCCACAAGGGGGATGTGGTTTCGCTGATCGGGTCTTCGGGGTCGGGCAAGTCCACCCTTCTGCGCTGCTGCAACCTGCTGGAAGACAGCCAGGAAGGCGAGATCCTGTTCAAGGGCGAACCCGTCACCTGGACCGGCCAGGGGCTGAACCGCCGCCCCTCCGACGCCAAGCAGATCCTGCGCATCCGCACCAATCTCAGCATGGTATTCCAGCAGTTCAACCTGTGGGCCCATATGACCATCCTGCAGAACGTGATGGAAGCGCCGGTCACCGTGCTGGGCCGCGACAAGTCTGAGGTGGAGGAGAAAGCCCGCTATTACCTGACCAAGGTCGGGATCGGCGACAAATGCGACGTCTACCCGGCCCAGCTGTCGGGCGGCCAGCAGCAGCGCGCCGCGATTGCCCGCGCGCTGTGCATGGAGCCCGAGGCGCTGCTGTTTGACGAGCCCACCTCCGCGCTGGACCCGGAGCTGGAACAGGAAGTGATCAGGGTGATCAAGGACCTGGCTGCCGAAGGCCGCACCATGATGATCGTGACCCATGACATGAAAATGGCTGCCGACGTCTCCAGCCACGTCGTCTTTCTGCACCAGGGCCTGATCGAAGAAGAAGGCACCCCCGACGAAGTCTTTGGCGGCACCCGCTCCGAGCGGCTGCGCGCCTTCCTGTCCTCGACGCGCCACGCGCATTGA
- a CDS encoding transporter substrate-binding domain-containing protein, whose amino-acid sequence MKSLILGTAALALSAGMGLAETVRLGTEGAYAPWNFVNDAGEIDGFERELGDELCKRAELTCEWVKNDWDSIIPNLVSGNYDTIIAGMSITDERDEVIDFTQPYTPPDPSAYVAQSADIDLESGVIAAQATTIQAAFVAEQGWTLVEFATPEETVAAVRNGEADAVLADKSFLDTVVGDDLVMLEKTEALGGGVGMGFRESDAELRGKFDAAIQSMKDDGSLNELIAKWEVSSQW is encoded by the coding sequence ATGAAATCACTGATCCTTGGCACCGCCGCCCTGGCGCTGTCCGCGGGCATGGGCCTGGCAGAGACGGTGCGCCTGGGCACCGAAGGCGCCTATGCGCCGTGGAACTTCGTCAACGACGCGGGCGAAATCGACGGTTTCGAGCGCGAACTGGGCGACGAGCTGTGCAAGCGTGCCGAGCTGACCTGCGAGTGGGTCAAGAACGACTGGGATTCGATCATTCCGAACCTGGTGTCCGGCAACTACGACACCATCATCGCCGGCATGTCGATCACCGACGAGCGTGACGAGGTCATTGACTTCACCCAGCCCTACACGCCGCCGGATCCGTCCGCCTATGTTGCCCAGTCGGCAGACATCGACCTGGAATCCGGCGTGATTGCCGCCCAGGCCACCACCATCCAGGCCGCCTTTGTGGCCGAGCAGGGCTGGACCCTGGTTGAGTTTGCCACCCCGGAAGAAACCGTCGCCGCCGTGCGCAACGGCGAAGCTGACGCGGTTCTGGCCGACAAGAGCTTCCTCGACACCGTGGTTGGTGACGATCTGGTGATGCTCGAAAAGACCGAAGCTCTGGGCGGCGGCGTCGGCATGGGCTTCCGCGAGTCGGACGCTGAGCTGCGCGGCAAGTTCGATGCGGCGATCCAGTCGATGAAAGATGACGGCTCGCTGAACGAACTGATCGCCAAGTGGGAAGTGTCCTCCCAGTGGTAA
- a CDS encoding valine--tRNA ligase: MAMEKTFNAAEAESRLYKAWEEAGCFKAGANAKPEASTYCIMIPPPNVTGVLHMGHAFNNTLQDILIRWKRMQGYDTLWQPGTDHAGIATQMVVERELAKTQQPSRRELGREKFLEKVWEWKEKSGGTIVEQLKRLGASCDFSRTAFTMAGAHGDTRVGHENSPNFHDAVIKVFVEMYNKGLIYRGKRLVNWDPHFETAISDLEVENIEVAGHMWHFKYPLANGATYTYVEKDEDGNVILEEERDYISIATTRPETMLGDGAVAVHPSDERYAPIVGKLCEIPVGPKEHRRLIPIITDEYPDKDFGSGAVKITGAHDFNDYQVAKRGGIPMYRLMDTRGQMRNDGAPYAEAAGIAMAVARGEQTLTENEADAINLVPDDLRGLDRFEARKLVVEQITSEGLAVMQTVTKTDPDTGEDVQVQVPYVENKPIMQPFGDRSKVVIEPMLTDQWFVDAEKVVGPALDAVKNGDVKILPESGEKTYYHWLENIEPWCISRQLWWGHQIPVWYIPGEEDWYPICAATEQEALEKARLQSAEGTEFRIVADQHEAAKVLAEQVKLMDVQDEGAIRSFDGPMQVPMFRDPDVLDTWFSSGLWPIGTLGWPDTTPEMEKYFPTSTLVTGQDILFFWVARMMMMQLAVLDENLPVKKRIPFDTVYLHGLVRDAKGKKMSKSTGNVVDPLEIIEEFGADALRFSSAAMAALGGVLKLDMERLKGYRNFGTKLWNAVNFAHFNNVYDPNVPAYACPDAQTAVNQWIIGETAKVRVEVDAALEAFRFNDAANALYAFVWGKVCDWYIELSKPLFGSEDEAVIAETRQTLGWVLDQCMILLHPIMPFITEELWGNTAKRSNMLVHEDWPAYGAELVNPQADAEMNWVITAIENIRSTRAQMHVPAGAKIPMVVTEFSDQARAAWDKNEAMIKKLARITSLEQVESFPKGCASVAAPGASFGLPLADVIDVGAEKARLEKTLGKLAKELGGLRGRLNNPKFAASAPEEVVAEARENLAAREEEEAKVKEALARLAEIG, encoded by the coding sequence ATGGCGATGGAAAAGACATTCAACGCGGCCGAAGCCGAGAGCCGACTTTACAAGGCCTGGGAAGAGGCCGGCTGCTTCAAGGCTGGCGCAAATGCCAAGCCTGAGGCCTCCACATATTGCATCATGATCCCGCCGCCGAACGTCACCGGCGTGCTGCACATGGGCCATGCCTTCAACAACACCCTGCAAGATATCCTGATCCGCTGGAAGCGGATGCAGGGCTACGACACCCTGTGGCAGCCCGGCACCGACCATGCGGGCATCGCCACCCAGATGGTTGTCGAGCGTGAGCTGGCCAAGACCCAGCAGCCTTCGCGCCGCGAGCTGGGCCGCGAGAAGTTCCTGGAGAAGGTCTGGGAATGGAAAGAGAAATCCGGCGGCACCATCGTTGAGCAGCTGAAACGCCTTGGCGCCTCCTGCGACTTCTCCCGCACCGCCTTCACCATGGCGGGCGCGCACGGCGACACCCGCGTGGGCCACGAGAACTCCCCCAACTTCCATGACGCCGTGATCAAGGTGTTCGTGGAGATGTACAACAAGGGCCTGATCTACCGCGGCAAGCGGCTGGTGAACTGGGACCCGCATTTCGAAACCGCGATCTCCGACCTTGAGGTCGAGAACATCGAGGTCGCGGGCCACATGTGGCACTTCAAATACCCGCTCGCGAACGGCGCCACCTACACCTATGTGGAGAAAGACGAAGACGGCAACGTCATCCTTGAGGAAGAACGCGACTATATCTCCATCGCGACCACCCGGCCCGAGACCATGCTGGGTGACGGCGCGGTTGCGGTGCACCCCTCGGATGAGCGCTATGCCCCCATCGTCGGCAAGCTGTGCGAGATCCCGGTCGGCCCCAAAGAGCACCGCCGCCTGATCCCGATCATCACCGACGAATACCCGGACAAGGACTTCGGCTCCGGCGCGGTGAAGATCACCGGCGCGCATGATTTCAACGACTACCAGGTCGCCAAGCGCGGCGGCATCCCGATGTACCGCCTGATGGACACCAGGGGCCAGATGCGCAACGACGGCGCGCCCTATGCCGAGGCTGCGGGTATTGCCATGGCAGTGGCCAGGGGCGAGCAAACCCTGACAGAGAATGAGGCCGACGCCATCAACCTCGTTCCCGACGACCTGCGCGGCCTCGACCGGTTCGAGGCGCGCAAACTGGTGGTGGAGCAGATCACCAGCGAAGGCCTGGCGGTGATGCAGACCGTCACCAAGACCGACCCGGACACCGGCGAAGACGTCCAGGTGCAGGTGCCTTACGTTGAGAACAAGCCGATCATGCAGCCCTTCGGCGACCGCTCCAAGGTGGTGATCGAGCCGATGCTGACCGACCAGTGGTTCGTGGACGCGGAAAAGGTTGTGGGCCCGGCTCTGGATGCGGTGAAGAACGGCGATGTGAAGATCCTGCCGGAGTCGGGTGAGAAGACCTATTACCACTGGCTCGAAAACATCGAACCCTGGTGCATTTCGCGCCAGCTGTGGTGGGGCCATCAGATCCCGGTCTGGTACATCCCCGGCGAGGAGGACTGGTACCCGATCTGTGCCGCAACTGAGCAAGAGGCGCTGGAAAAGGCGCGCCTCCAGTCGGCCGAAGGCACCGAATTCCGCATCGTTGCAGATCAGCACGAAGCGGCGAAGGTTCTGGCCGAACAGGTCAAGCTGATGGATGTGCAGGACGAAGGCGCGATCCGCAGCTTTGACGGGCCGATGCAGGTGCCGATGTTCCGCGACCCGGACGTGCTGGACACCTGGTTCTCCTCCGGCCTCTGGCCGATCGGCACGCTGGGCTGGCCGGACACCACTCCGGAAATGGAGAAGTACTTCCCGACCTCGACCCTGGTCACCGGGCAGGACATCCTGTTCTTCTGGGTCGCCCGGATGATGATGATGCAGCTGGCAGTTCTGGACGAAAACCTGCCGGTCAAGAAACGCATCCCCTTCGACACCGTCTACCTGCATGGCCTGGTCCGCGACGCCAAGGGCAAGAAGATGTCAAAATCCACCGGCAACGTGGTCGACCCCCTGGAGATCATCGAGGAATTCGGCGCCGACGCGCTGCGCTTCTCCTCCGCCGCGATGGCGGCGCTTGGCGGCGTGCTGAAGCTGGATATGGAGCGGCTCAAGGGCTACCGGAACTTTGGCACCAAGCTGTGGAATGCGGTGAACTTTGCCCACTTCAACAACGTCTATGACCCGAACGTCCCTGCCTACGCCTGCCCAGACGCGCAGACGGCCGTGAACCAGTGGATCATCGGTGAAACCGCCAAGGTGCGGGTTGAGGTGGACGCCGCCCTTGAGGCGTTCCGCTTCAACGATGCGGCCAACGCGCTTTATGCCTTTGTCTGGGGCAAGGTCTGCGACTGGTATATTGAGCTGTCGAAGCCGCTGTTCGGCTCCGAGGATGAGGCGGTGATCGCCGAAACCCGCCAGACGCTGGGCTGGGTGCTGGATCAGTGCATGATCCTCTTGCACCCGATCATGCCCTTCATCACCGAGGAGCTGTGGGGCAACACTGCCAAGCGTTCGAACATGCTGGTGCATGAAGACTGGCCGGCCTACGGCGCCGAGCTGGTCAACCCGCAAGCGGATGCCGAAATGAACTGGGTGATCACCGCGATCGAGAACATCCGTTCGACCCGCGCGCAGATGCATGTGCCGGCCGGTGCGAAGATCCCGATGGTGGTGACCGAGTTCTCCGATCAGGCCCGCGCGGCCTGGGACAAGAACGAGGCGATGATCAAGAAGCTGGCCCGCATCACCTCGCTGGAACAGGTGGAGAGCTTCCCCAAAGGCTGCGCCTCTGTCGCCGCCCCCGGCGCCTCCTTCGGCCTGCCGCTGGCGGATGTGATCGACGTCGGCGCCGAGAAGGCGCGGCTCGAGAAAACCCTGGGCAAGCTGGCCAAGGAGCTGGGCGGCCTGCGCGGGCGGCTGAACAACCCGAAATTCGCGGCCTCCGCCCCGGAAGAGGTTGTGGCAGAAGCCCGTGAAAACCTTGCCGCGCGCGAAGAGGAAGAAGCCAAGGTCAAGGAAGCGCTGGCTCGCCTGGCCGAGATCGGCTGA